Proteins encoded together in one Lathyrus oleraceus cultivar Zhongwan6 chromosome 5, CAAS_Psat_ZW6_1.0, whole genome shotgun sequence window:
- the LOC127078690 gene encoding uncharacterized protein LOC127078690: protein MESSKRNIYSFKFKDPDLISLHDLVSQMHPVYRINFGKNYGNLLSILNQRVDHITLVTLAQFYDIPLRCFTFQDFQLAQTLEEFERLVRIPMKNKPLFEGTNESLPLEIIVNTPHMDEREVEANLETKGNTKGFLLRFLLERAYTLLKAESWDACYSAIAFAIYGIILFPNMDGFIDMAAICVFLTGNPVPTLLADVYYYMSHRYTKKKGTIACCAPLLYQWFLEHLPKTGV from the coding sequence ATGGAATCAAGCAAGAGAAACATTTACTCTTTCAAGTTTAAAGATCCCGATCTAATAAGCTTGCATGACCTGGTCTCCCAAATGCACCCGGTATATAGAATCAATTTTGGGAAGAATTATGGCAATCTGCTCAGCATCCTCAACCAACGAGTGGACCATATAACTTTAGTCACTCTGGCCCAATTCTATGACATACCTTTAAGATGTTTCACATTCCAAGATTTCCAGCTAGCACAAACGTTGGAAGAATTCGAGCGTCTTGTTAGGATTCCTATGAAGAACAAGCCACTGTTTGAAGGAACAAATGAATCTTTGCCCCTTGAGATTATTGTTAACACGCCTCACATGGACGAAAGGGAAGTAGAGGCTAACCTAGAGACCAaagggaataccaaaggatttttGCTAAGATTTCTCTTGGAAAGAGCCTATACCCTACTAAAAGCAGAAAGTTGGGATGCTTGTTACTCCGCCATTGCGTTTGCCATCTATGGCATCATTCTGTTCCCAAATATGGATGGTTTCATAGACATGGCTGCTATTTGCGTCTTCCTTACTGGAAACCCGGTACCCACCTTGTTAGCTGATGTTTACTATTACATGAGCCATAGGTACACCAAGAAGAAAGGAACgattgcttgttgtgctcctttattATATCAGTGGTTTCTTGAGCATCTTCCGAAGACAGGTGTTTAG